A single genomic interval of Helianthus annuus cultivar XRQ/B chromosome 6, HanXRQr2.0-SUNRISE, whole genome shotgun sequence harbors:
- the LOC110866950 gene encoding agamous-like MADS-box protein AGL80: MPRSKVKLAFIKDNKARKNSFMKRKEWLKNKLKEVSILCSIEACVIMYSSYEPELEVWPEDNTAFPNVLNAFLTKSPMERRKFLLNQDSYIKERNNKIK, translated from the coding sequence ATGCCTAGAAGCAAAGTGAAGCTTGCTTTCATAAAGGACAACAAGGCAAGGAAAAACTCATTCATGAAAAGAAAGGAATGGTTAAAGAACAAGTTGAAGGAGGTATCAATCTTATGCAGCATCGAGGCATGTGTGATCATGTATAGCTCATACGAACCGGAGCTAGAGGTGTGGCCTGAAGACAACACTGCCTTTCCAAATGTGTTGAATGCGTTTCTAACGAAGTCACCCATGGAGAGGAGAAAGTTTTTATTGAATCAAGATAGCTACATCAAGGAAAGGAACAACAAGATTAAGTAG
- the LOC110866951 gene encoding agamous-like MADS-box protein AGL80, whose translation MLPRKSKGLQKIQMARVEKANDLLVTFSKRRCGLFTNASELSILCGVEIAIIVFSQGIKNRHKGQLKATHKLQRLHFGIILTMPRSKVKLAFIKDNKERKNSFMKRKEWLKNKLKEVSILCSIEACVIMYSSYEPELEVCPEDNTAFQNVLNAFLTKSPMERRKFLLNQDSYIKERNNKIK comes from the exons atGTTGCCTAGAAAGAGCAAAGGTCTCCAAAAGATCCAAATGGCAAGGGTGGAGAAAGCAAACGACTTACTGGTTACCTTCTCTAAACGCCGTTGTGGCTTGTTTACAAATGCAAGTGAGCTTAGCATCTTGTGCGGGGTTGAAATTGCTATAATTGTCTTCTCTCAAGGCATAAAG AACCGACATAAGGGCCAACTAAAAGCCACTCACAAGCTTCAACGGTTACATTTTGGTATAATTCTTACCATGCCTAGAAGCAAAGTGAAGCTTGCTTTCATAAAGGACAACAAGGAAAGGAAAAACTCATTCATGAAAAGAAAGGAATGGTTAAAGAACAAGTTGAAGGAGGTATCAATCTTATGCAGTATCGAGGCATGTGTGATCATGTATAGCTCATACGAACCGGAGCTAGAGGTATGTCCTGAAGACAACACTGCCTTTCAAAATGTGTTGAATGCGTTTCTAACGAAGTCACCCATGGAGAGGAGAAAGTTTTTATTGAATCAAGATAGCTACATCAAGGAAAGGAACAACAAGATTAAGTAG